In Candidatus Accumulibacter cognatus, the genomic window CAACTCGCCGGTAGCGGCGGGCCACGCCGCTTCGTTCTCGGAGGGGGCAGCAACCTGGTGCTCTCTGGCGACTTTGACGGTTTGCTGCTGCACATGTCGATCGCTGGCCGGCAGTTGGTCGCCGAGGATGACGATGCCTGGTATGTGCGTGCGGGTGCCGGCGAGAACTGGCATCAACTGGTCGGCTGGACACTCGCGCAAGGCTGGCCGGGCCTCGAAAATCTGGCACTGATTCCCGGCACGGTCGGCGCAGCACCGATCCAGAACATCGGCGCCTACGGGCTGGAAATCGCCGATCGCCTCCTGTCGCTCGAAGCCTGCGACATGCAAAGCGGCAAGACGCTGCATTTCGATCGCGCAGCCTGCCGTTTTGCCTACCGCGACAGCGTCTTCAAACAACAGAGCTGGCACCTCGACGGTTCTCGGGTAATCACGCACGTGACTCTCCGCCTGCCGAAAGCCTGGCAGCCCCTGACCAGTTATCCCGACCTGGCGGCCGAGTTTGATCAACAACAGATCACCCACCCGAATGCCCGGCAAATCGCGGCGGCAGTGATCCAGGTCCGCCGCCGCAAACTGCCCGATCCGGCAGTATTGCCCAACGCCGGCAGCTTCTTCCACAACCCGCTGGTGGACACGGAAACCGGTGAGCGACTGGCCAGACGGTTTCCGGGTCTGCCGCGTTACCCGCAGGGCGATGGCCGCGTCAAGCTCGCCGCCGGCTGGTTGATCGAGCAGTGCGGCTGGAAAGGCCGCAACCTCGGCCGAGTGGGAATGTACGAAAAGCAGGCGCTGGTGCTGGTCAATCGCGGCGGCGCTTCGGGAACCGAGGTGATCGCTCTGGCTACAGCCGTGCAGACCGATGTGCGCGCGCGTTTTGGCATCGAACTGACGCCCGAGCCGGTTTTTCTCTGAACGGTCGGCAAACCGGATGCGCGCCGCCAGGATCCGTCAGAACCTTTCGCCGGGGCGCAGGAAGCGCCATTGACCGAGCGGCAGGTCGCCGAGTCTGACGGCCCCGACGCGCACGCGCTTTAGGCCGGTCACGCGCAACCCGACCAGCTCGCACATCCGCCGGATCTGTCGTTTGCGCCCCTCATGGAGGACGAAGCGAAGCTGATCGCCGTTGAGCCATGCGACCTGGGCCGGCTTCAGCTTGCGCTCATCCAGGCTGAGCCCGTGCTGCAGCAGGGCCAGGCCCCTGGCGTCGAGATGCCCTTCGACACGTACCAGATACTCCTTGTCGATCATCGAGTTCTCGCCAATCAACTGGCGCGCCACTCGCCCGTCCTGGGTCAGGACGAGCAGGCCTGTCGAATCAATGTCGAGCCGGCCTGCGGGTGCCAGTCCCTTCAGGCAGGACGGATGGAAAGCCGGCGTGTCCGGCGTGCGATACTGTGTCTCTGGTCGAATCAGGGTCACTGCCGGCTTGCAGCCAGGTTCCGGCTGTCCCGAGACATAGCCTACCGGCTTGTGCAGCAGAATCGTCAATCTGCTTTGCTGATTCGCCTGCGCCTGCCGGTCGAGGGTAATGACGGCATCCGGATGCGCGCGCGTTCCGAGTTCGCTGACCCGCCGACCATCCACGAAAACCCAGCCTCGCGCGATGTATTCATCCGCATCGCGGCGCGAGCAAAGACCGCGTTCTGCCATCAGCTTGGCAATGCGTACGCCATCAGGCGGCACCCTGCCCGCCACTTCCGGGACGGACGAGGCGGGCGATATGCTGGTGCGGGGCAACAACCCGGTCTCTGTCTTGTGCGCTGGCCCGCCGGCCACACGGGCCGCGGGCGGCTTGTACCGGGTCATGCCTGGCAATGACCGGCCGATACCCGCCTCGGCCGGCCGTGTCCCGGAGAGCGGGCCTGGCTTCTTGCGTGGCCGGTCGGCCATCCTCAGGCGATGTCGAGCAGCTCGATCTCGAATACCAGCTTCGCGTTTGGCGGTATCAATTTTCCGGCGCCACGGGCACCGTAAGCGAGATCGGCGGGAATGGTGAGCTTACGGATGCCGCCGACGCTCATCCCCGGCACGCCTTCTTCCCAGCCGGCAATGACGTGTTTCCCGTCGAGCGGAAAACGGAAGGGTTCGTTGCGATCGACGCTCGAATCGAATTTCTTGCCATCGGCCAGCCAGCCCGTGTAATGCACGATGACGTGCTGACCGGCGCTGGCGGTGGGACCGCTGCCAACAATGATCTCTTCGATCTGTAAGCCACTGGGTGTGGTGACAATAGGCATGTGATGTGAACTCCTGATCAAAAAAACCACAAGTTTAGCCCAGCATGGCATCTTGCGGCCAGTTGCATGCAGACAATTACCGCACGGACTGCATGCGGACTGCCGGCGCCCGACTCCTGCCGCGAATGTTGCCGCCTTGCCCTGGGCGGCATGCACTTGCACCCTGGCTTTCGGTTACACTCGGCAGCACCCTTTGCCGGAAATACGCCCCATGCACAGCCAGACCCGCAACGCCACCTGCCGACAGCGAGGGAGGCGCGAATCGATCAAGCCATGCCGGCAGAGCATCCGGCGACCCCCGAAGACTCCATGAGCAAAACGCCTGTCGATCGGTTGCGCCGCTTCGGCGGGATTGCCCGCCTCTATGGCGAGGATGCCTTGCAGCGCTTCGAAAACGCCCATGTTGCGGTGGTCGGCATCGGTGGCGTCGGTTCATGGGCGGTCGAAGGATTGGCACGTTCGGCGGTCGGCAGGATCACCCTGATCGATCTCGACATGATCGCCGAGTCCAACGTCAACCGTCAGGTACACGCGCTCGATGGTGAATTCGGCAAGGCCAAGGTCAGTGCCATGGCGCAACGGATCCATGCCATCAACCCGGATTGCGTGGTCAGCGAAATCGAGGATTTCGTGACGCCGGAAAACGTTGAAGCGCTGCTTGGCGGAGACTTCGATTACCTCATCGACGCCATTGATCAGGTGCGCACCAAGGCGGCGATGATCGCCTGGGCAAAACGTTGTGGAGTGCCGCTGATCACTGCCGGTGGCGCCGGTGGCCAGATCGATCCAGGATGCATCCGTATTGCCGATCTTGCTTTCACCATCCAGGATCCGTTGCTCGCCAAAGTGCGCTCGCTACTGCGCAAAGACTACGGCTTCCCTCGCGAGGCGAAGAAGAAATTCGGGGTCCCGGCGGTATTTTCCAGCGAACCCCTCCGCTACCCTGAGCGCGGCAATTCCTGCGAGCAGCCACGGACGCTGATTGGCCTGAGCTGTGCCGGCTTCGGTTCGTCGGTTTGCGTGACGGCGCCTTTCGGTCTGCTGGCCGCCGGCGAAGTACTCAAGCACCTGGCCGGCAACCCATCGCCGCTGGCGGGTGGGCCAAACTGAAAAGTATCTTCCGTGCACCACCGCGCTGCCGGTACCTGCAGATCAGCCGATCATGACCCGGTTCTTCCCCGCCTGTTTGGCCGCATACATGGCCTC contains:
- the murB gene encoding UDP-N-acetylmuramate dehydrogenase gives rise to the protein MSDRPQPDFVTGNVELATRTTLALPGRAALYAEITAAAQLAQLAGSGGPRRFVLGGGSNLVLSGDFDGLLLHMSIAGRQLVAEDDDAWYVRAGAGENWHQLVGWTLAQGWPGLENLALIPGTVGAAPIQNIGAYGLEIADRLLSLEACDMQSGKTLHFDRAACRFAYRDSVFKQQSWHLDGSRVITHVTLRLPKAWQPLTSYPDLAAEFDQQQITHPNARQIAAAVIQVRRRKLPDPAVLPNAGSFFHNPLVDTETGERLARRFPGLPRYPQGDGRVKLAAGWLIEQCGWKGRNLGRVGMYEKQALVLVNRGGASGTEVIALATAVQTDVRARFGIELTPEPVFL
- a CDS encoding rRNA pseudouridine synthase, with the translated sequence MTRYKPPAARVAGGPAHKTETGLLPRTSISPASSVPEVAGRVPPDGVRIAKLMAERGLCSRRDADEYIARGWVFVDGRRVSELGTRAHPDAVITLDRQAQANQQSRLTILLHKPVGYVSGQPEPGCKPAVTLIRPETQYRTPDTPAFHPSCLKGLAPAGRLDIDSTGLLVLTQDGRVARQLIGENSMIDKEYLVRVEGHLDARGLALLQHGLSLDERKLKPAQVAWLNGDQLRFVLHEGRKRQIRRMCELVGLRVTGLKRVRVGAVRLGDLPLGQWRFLRPGERF
- a CDS encoding FKBP-type peptidyl-prolyl cis-trans isomerase, whose product is MPIVTTPSGLQIEEIIVGSGPTASAGQHVIVHYTGWLADGKKFDSSVDRNEPFRFPLDGKHVIAGWEEGVPGMSVGGIRKLTIPADLAYGARGAGKLIPPNAKLVFEIELLDIA
- the tcdA gene encoding tRNA cyclic N6-threonylcarbamoyladenosine(37) synthase TcdA; this encodes MSKTPVDRLRRFGGIARLYGEDALQRFENAHVAVVGIGGVGSWAVEGLARSAVGRITLIDLDMIAESNVNRQVHALDGEFGKAKVSAMAQRIHAINPDCVVSEIEDFVTPENVEALLGGDFDYLIDAIDQVRTKAAMIAWAKRCGVPLITAGGAGGQIDPGCIRIADLAFTIQDPLLAKVRSLLRKDYGFPREAKKKFGVPAVFSSEPLRYPERGNSCEQPRTLIGLSCAGFGSSVCVTAPFGLLAAGEVLKHLAGNPSPLAGGPN